The Leucothrix mucor DSM 2157 DNA window GAGTGAGTACGGTGCGGCTACTTTCATTAGTATTGAAGGTCGTAACTCCGATACTCACGCCAAGCTCTGCCTTGAGGTATTTACGAGAGCCTTTAATCAGTCCATTAATCTTTAGCAGGATAACCCGCATTAGCTTATTGGCTTGCTCTAAGGTCTGATTGCGAATTAACAGCAGGAATTCATCCCCACCCAAGCGGCATAGCTCATCGTTATCACTGATGTTATGGCGCAGCAGGTCGGCGATATCAATCAGGAACTGATCACCCGATAAATGCCCGCAGCTGTCATTCAGCTTCTTAAAGTTATCAATATCCAGAAAACACAGCACGCGTTTCTCAGATATGCCAAAGGGCTTTTCCAGTAGCGGCATAAAGCCTGAGCGATTCAGCAAATGAGTCAGCGGATCATGCGCAGCTTTATAGGCGAGCTTCTCTTGATAACGCGTGTCGCGCCAGACGAAAATGGCAATGCGCTTGTGGTCATCAATCACCGGTGTGGTTTTCAAATCAGCTGAGATTGTGCTGCCATCTTTAGCAATTAAAGAAACGGCTAAGCTGTGAATCGGGTGATTATTGGATAGCTCAACAATGGCTTCGGCCAACACTTTTTTGTGTGCCTTGCCATGAAACTTAAACAAGTGCTGTCCGGTGAGCTCGCCTTCATCATAATCCAGCGCACTTTCCAGTGTTTGGTTGGCTTCCAGAATACGGCCGGTTTCGAGACTGACAGACGCCAGCAAATCAGGCGAGTATTGAAACAGCGCCTTATAATAGGAGTTGGACGAGCTAATGGCATCTTCCGTGCGCTTGGCATCCGAGATATCGTGCGCGCTAACCACGATGCCGGTGATCTCATCTGATTTGTTGTAGTAGGGCACGTACAAGCAGTCCATGTGCATCGCAGACTGCGTTCCCGGATTATAAATCTTAGTCTGAAAGCGATTTTTTTCTCCGGACTTGAAGGTTTCATCCAGCTTTTGGACAATGCGAGGGGCTTTGTCGCCCTGTATCTCCCAAACGGTTTTGCCAATGATATCTTGTTCTTTGAGCTGAAAATGTCTCAGATACGAGTTATTGACGATCACATAACGATATTGCCTATCCACCAAAGACATCATTTCCTGTGATGAGGAGATAATGCGTTGGTAAACCCCAAGCTCATTGTCTTTTTGCAGCTGCTTTTGGTTGTCGATAAAAAACAGGTAGATCAGAAAATCATCTTCAGAACGGCGGCTGATCTGCAGTTGGCAATCAATTCGCTGGTTATTGATGTCTTTAAGCCCGACTTTCAATGTTAGGGAGCTGTTGTACTTAATATCTTTGAGCGCTTTGGCCAGTTGGATAAAGGTACATTCATGCATGAATTGGAAGATGCTGCGGTTTAATACCTGATCGGAGGCATAACCGGTGCGCTTCAGAAACCGTGGATTATGGTAGCTAATCAGGCCCGTGCTGCTATCAATACAGATCGTCATGACCGGCGAAATCGCCTGAATAGTTTGGGGGAGTGCGCGCATTAGGCTGGCCCCTGTACTTCGTAAATGGTGATTTGGTGTTTACCATGGCGTTTGGATTCATAGCAGGCATTGTCGGCACGCTGTAACACCACCCGACGCGACTCATTCTGGCTGTAGGGTGTTATCCCAATACTCACGCCTAAACCGCTATCGCTGTATTGCTGGTTGGCATCCACGCAGTTCTGAATGGCATCGCTGAGCGCTTGCATGATGTCATGGCTTTCTTCAATGGAGTGTTGGTGCAGCATAGCGACAAACTCATCGCCACCGAGTCGACCGACCACATAAGCAGACAAGTGCTGACTCATGAGTGCTGCCAGCTCGATTAAGAAGTTATCACCAAGCAGGTGGCCATAGGTATCATTCAGCGTTTTAAAGTTATCGACATCAAAGTAGCAGAGAATGCGGGTATCCGCCTGACGGAATCCTTTTTCATATTGCTCCATAAAGCCGGCACGATTTAATAGCTTGGTTAATTGGTCGTGAGAGGCGTCATGGGCGAGTTGTTTTTGTTTGCGGGTATCGCGCCATACAAAGATTGCGATATTGCGCTTCAGGTCCACCATCGGTGTGGTTCTTAAGCTTGAGGAGATTAACGCGCCACTCTTATGGCACAAGCAAAGCTCCAGATCGGAGATTGAGTCCTGCTCGCTGAGTAGAGCAATGGCCTCTGCCAGCGTCTCCTTACAAGGGCCTGCGTGGTAGCGGAAGATTGAGCTGCCGCACACCTCATCGGCACGATAGCCAAGCACGCGGGCGAACATGGCGTTGCTTTCAATAATGTCGCCGCTGTCTAAATTGACGGAAGCCAACATATCCGGCGAATATTGAAATAGCATCTTGTAGTGATTGTGCGACGACGCCATTTTCTGCTCTGCCGTGACTTGCTCAGTGATGTTTCGTGCGCCGATAACGACACCATCAATTTTGCCGTTTTCATCGTAATAAGGTGAGTAAGTGCACTCCAGAAAAATTGAATAGCCTACTTTGCGGTTACAGAGCAATTGCTGTCGAGTGACTTTACCCTCATCCAGCACTTGTTGAATCAGCGGGATCATACTCTCGGCATGCTGAGGGTGAACTTCCTGCACAGGGCGATGCAAAATCTCAGACTCGTGAATTCTCAGGCCTTGCAAAAAGGCTTGATTGATCATGCGGTACTTAAGGTCACGATCGAGCAGGGCAATCCATTCACTGGTCGAAGAGAATATTGTCTGGAATACTTCCAGATTATTATCCCGCACGTGTTGCTCGCGGGTATCTTCTAAAAATAATAAGAGCTGCTGTGCATTATCGGGGTTGATATAGCTGTAAAGCTGCGTTTGAAATGCGTGCTGGTGTTTATCGATAAACCCAATTTGCGCCTCTTGAGTAGGCGTGTGCTGGCTTGCGCTTAATAGCTGAGCGAGTGGGATATAGCTTTCGTCATCGACAAAGTCATAGATGGTCGCATCCTCAAGCATGTCTGGGTTGGCAACCAGATTCTCAATGAAGCGTGTGTTTTGGTAGTTGAGTTTGCCCGACTTTAAATCAATGCCGACCACCATCACAGGCGTAATTTCCTGAAGTGCCGAGTAGATATCGTCAAGTTTAAGCGTGGCTTGCATCATTAAGAAGGGCACATTCTTTTAGTAATTATCGGGCCAGCCTAGCAAGCGGCTAATGAATCAAAGATTAACTACTGGTAAGTATTTAACTCATTTTCTTATTCGCCTTGCTGCGTTGCGTGAACTTCACTAATACCGGCAGTGCCAGAAAGATCAGAATGATTCTAATGGTGTGATGAAAGCCGACAAACGCCACATCAAAACCAAACACTAAGGCCAGTAAGGTGACCTCATACAAACCACCGGGAATAAAGGCCAGTAGCATTTTGATACTGTCGATACCGGCAAAGTGCGCCAAGCCAAAGGCACATGCCCCATAAATGGCAATGATCAGAAAGGCCGTAAACAGCGCATCGAAGAAGTAGGAAGATAGCTCCCGAAAGCTAACCTCAGATAGCCTAGCCCCAACTGCGCCACCAATCGTGACTTGAGCCAGAATCACAAACTCCAGAATTCTGGGGATTTCGATTAGCCCGCTAATGTGTCCGATTGCACTCAATAGCAAAGGGCCAAGTAGATGAGGGAGAGGCAGGCGAATCCATTTGCCAATGTAGTAGCCGCCTAGCGCCAAGCCGAAAAACTCAATCAAGGTTAGCGGCGGCAGCTCGAAAATACTGGGGATTTGATTGGTAGCTACATAAGAGTTAGCCACACCTTCGCTGCCTTGGCTGATCGCCAATACCAAGGGCACCAAGCAGAACACACTGACCACTCTTAATAAGTGACAAAACACCACGAAATAATCTTTTTCCACCAAGTCGCGGCTTATGGCAATCACTTCGGCTTGTCCACCGGGTAGGCTGCACAGCAAGGACAGCATGGGATCGTAGCCACGCAGTTTGCGTAAGTACAGATAACCGCCGGAGGTCGCTAACACGGTGGCCAACAGCATCGCCAGTACGCTAGTCGTCCAAACGCTGGCATTGTGAATGATGTCGGGGTTAAAGGTGGCACCGATTAAAACACTTAAGCCCAATACGACGGTGATATGAAACCAGCGCGGCACCTGAGGTTTGGGTATCGGGCCGCGAGCCAGTTTTCCAAAGGCCCAGACGCCCAGCAGGCTGCCAAGTAAATAAGGGGCGGGTATATGGAGCTTGGTTAGCAACCATCCGCAAAGCATCGCGACGGCCAAGGTGAGGCCCAGACGTAATAGAGTGTTTGTCATTTCAGCAGAGTAGCCCTGTAAGCTGTCAGGATTCTGTCACGTTACTCATATCGTTTAGTGGCAGCGTAATTGTCACGCAGGTGCCGATGGTATCTGATTGTATGGTGAGTTGTCCCTGATGATTATTGATGATCGACTGAGCAATTGCCAGCCCTAAGCCACAACCATCGCTAGTGTCTTGCTGAGCTCGCGTAAAGCGCTCGAAAATATGTGGCATAAACGACTCCGGAATTCCCGCACCCCGGTCTCTGACTTTAATCGTCACCGTGGTTCTGCCTCGTTTGATGTGGGTGGTAATAGGTCCACCATTGGCACTGCCGTATCGCAGTGCATTATCCAGCAGGTTTTCCAATACCTCACCAAACAGGATTGGATTGCCTTTGACGAGGACAGGCCCTTCCTCGCCGGTCATCTCAATGGCAATGCCTGCGTCATAACTTTTGCGGGCAAATTGTGCTAATACTTCACGGCTGCATTCAACGACATCAAATGATTCAAATCCGCTTTGTGGGGAGCCACCTGAAATGCGCTGTACGGATAATAGTTGGTGAGTCAGGCGGGCGGTATGCCTAACCGCATTGGCCACGTCGACCACGCGCTCATGCAAGGCTTCCGGGTCGCGTACTTTCTCAGCGGCTTCAGCTTGGCTAAGAATGCCTGCAATTGGGTTGCGTAGTTGGTGAGCGGCATTAGCGATAAAAGCATCTTTTTCAGCAAAGGAATTACGTAGGCGACTAAACAGTCCATTCATGGACTGCACCAAACTGAAGACTTCTTTTGGCACCGCGCGCTGGATATCACTAATGTCTTGTGGAGAGCGCTTGTTAATGGCTTCCTCCAAATCGGTCAGTGGTTTCAATCCATATTTAACGCCAAACCAAACCACCAGAGCGGTCGCAATAGTCAGTAGGGTCAGCAAGGTAAGCGCATAAGCGGCGAGCGATAAGCCCAGATAGCGACGTTGCTCAATGGTTTGCCACACACTCACTCTCACCCAACCCTCATAGGGCGTGGTGGAGATAAATTCCCGAAAAGTGACCGCTCGCACAGGGTCGCCATTATAGGTCTGGTTATAGAAAAATGGTTCGTTGGTGATTTTAAAGCTGTCAGATTTCGGTCTGGGTGGATTGCTGTAGCCGGTATTGAGCTGGCCGTTCTCACTATTAACATGATAAAAAATTTGATCACCCAGTACTTCGGTGAGGGTTTCCAGTAAGCGCTCGGTTAGTAGGTCACCTTCACTTAATAGCACGTCTCTGACAATCACATGAGCGATCGAGTTGAGCGCTTTATCGTAAATGGCCTTAGCGGTTTCCTGCGCTTCGTAATAACGGATCGCGGTCAGAATCAGTACAAATATCATCAGAGGAATAATGATGACTTTGAGTAGTCGTGTCCGTAGTGACGGGGTGCTGAGTTTCACGCAGTTGTTTCCGCTTCCAACATGTAGCCAATGCCACGTGCAGTACGAATCGCAATACCGCAGCCTTTTAAATGTCGGCGTAAACGGGAAACCTGTAGCTCGACCGCATTCATTTCCACATCTGCGCCCACTCCGTAGAGCGTATCGGCTAGCGATGATTTGGAAATAAACTGGCCTTGTCGCTCTAATAGGGTTTCAAACAGCACTAACTCACGACGCGATAAATCAATCTCTTCCTGAGTATCGCTATAAAACAGGCGTCTGGCGCGGCGGCTTAAGGTGAGTTTTCCAATGGTTTCGTGATCTGGCGCGAGTTCTGGTCGGCGTCTTGATAAGGCACGAATTCGCGCTTCCAGCTCGGCCATTGCGAAGGGTTTGATTAGGTAATCGTCGGCACCGGCATCCAATCCTTTAACGCGATCCGGCGTTTCGCTGTTGGCGGTCAGCATAATAACGGGAAAGGTTTGCTTACGTTGGCGCAGCCTGCGGGTGAGGGTGATGCCATCCATTCCGGGTAGGTTAATATCGATAATGGCAATATCAGCCCCTTCAAACTCAAGATAGCGGTCTGCTGCTGCACCATCAGTAAACATTTCTATCGAATGGCCATCATCCTGCAAGGCTTTACGAATACCTGAGGCAAGCATCACATTGTCTTCGATTAATACGATTCTCAAGAAAATTTTCTCCCAACAGCTTTCTGACAGCTTCGCTAGATATCATGTAACACATAAGTCGGATAAGCAAACCGCAAAATGAGTTTATTTGGCTGTAGTTATTATTCCTGAGGAGGAAATTATGAAACAAGTGAATTTTGTTCGTCGTACCTTATTGAAAGCTGTGTTAGGTGCAATGGCTCTGGGCAGCGTCTCCGTATCAATGGCGGAAGTTAACTTTGAAGGCAAAATTATCGACTTCGTTATTCCGTTCTCTGAAGGCGGCGGATCTGATAAATGGGCGCGCTTCTATGCCCCATTACTGGCTGAGCAACTGCCAGGTAAGCCAACGGTTGTTGTTAAGAATATGCCAGGTGCCGGCTCTACTAAAGGCGCAAACTGGTTTGCATCCCGTGCAAAAAATGATGGTCTAACCATTCTTGGAACCTCCGGTTCTACTCAATTCCCATACCTGTTAGACGATCGACGTGTGAAGTTTGACTACGCAGACTGGAAAGTGGTGTTGGCTTCTTCAACGGGTGGTGTTGCGTATCTGCCAGCTGATCTGGCGGCAAAGTGGGAAAAAGACCCTAAGTCCATTTTAGATACTAACTTTATCTTCGGTTCTCAGGGCGCGACCCGTCTTGATCTGATTCCGCTGCTGGCATGGTCTATGTTGGGCATGAAGGTTGATCCTGTGTTTGGTATCAAAGGCCGTGGCGATGGTCGTCTGATGTTTGAGCGTGGTGAAGCGAATATCGATTATCAAACCTCCAGTGCTTTCTTATCAAAAGTGAGCCCATTGGTTGAAGAGGGCAAAGCCTTCCCAATCATGACTTGGGGCGCATTGAATGTGAAAGGCGAGATCGTTCGTGATCCTACATTCCCTGATGTTCCAACCTTCAAAGAAGTGTATACGCAGATCAAAGGTGAAGAGCCATCTGGTGAAGCTTGGGATGCATGGAAAGCATTTTTCGTAGCGGGTTTCCCTGCTCAAAAGATGGTTTTCCTGCCAAAAGATACCGACCAGGAAATCGTTGATGCTTATGCGGCTGCGTTTAAAGCCGTTATCGGCCAGCCTGACTTCAGAAAGAAGTCTGAGCAATTGCTAGGCGTATATGAGCAAGCCACTGGCGATGATGCCAGAGAGTTCAAAAAACAGGGGACTGAAGTGACCCCTGAAACTAAGGCATGGATTAAGTCTTGGTTGAAAGAGCGTTACGGCATCAAGTTATAAGCTAACGATGCCTTGTTAATCTGCAGCGGCTATCTCGGCCGCTGCATTCTGAATCCTGCTTCTCAGGTAAAATCACATGGATATTTTAGGGACTGCATTGCCAGCCCTGTCGGAGGCGTTCGCGCTCATTTTCACATTTGAGCAGATCGGCTGGCTGATGGTTGGCGTATTACTGGGTTTATCAGTTGGAGTATTTCCGGGGCTTGGCGGCATCGCCGGTCTGAGTTTAGTACTTCCTTTTATTTACGGTATGGAGCCGGTTTCTGGCTTGGCGATGATGGTTGGTTTGGTGGCGGTCATTCCCACCTCCGATACCTTTGCCTCCGTACTCATGGGGATACCGGGGTCGTCGGCCTCTCAGGCAACCGTTCTGGATGGCTTTCCACTGGCCAAAAAAGGTGAAGCAGCCCGCGCATTAGCCGCAGCCTTTACCTCATCCTTATTTGGTGGTTTGTTCGGTGCCTTTGTACTGACCTTCTTTGTCGTAATCGCTCGTCCTATTGTGTTGGCCTTTGGTTTGCCAGAGCTGTTGATGCTGACTTTGCTCGGCTTCTCGATGGTCGGTGTATTGGCGGGTAGCAGCTTGTTAAAAGGTATCGTCGCCACTTGTTTGGGTGTGCTGGTTGGTACCATTGGTGAAGCGCCAGCTCAAGGCTCTTCGCGCTTGGATTTCGGTAGCTGGTACATGATGGATGGCCTGCAGTTGGTCATTATCGGTCTGGGTATTTTTGCGATCCCTGAGATTGTTTCTCTGCTGCGTCAAGATCGTGCGATCTCTAAAGATGCCACATTGGGTGCCGGCTGGACTGAAGGCATGAAAGACTGGTGGCGCAATCGCTGGCTCTCCATTCGTTGTTCTACCATCGGCGTGATTGTCGGGGTGGTACCAGGGCTGGGTGGCTCGGTGGTTGACTGGATTGCATACGGTCATACGATGCAAACGGCGAAGGATAAATCACAGTTTGGTAAAGGTGATATTCGCGGTGTTATCGGACCTGAAAGCTCAAATAATGCCAAAGAAGGGGGTGGATTAGTCCCAACCTTGCTATTTGGTATTCCGGGTTCTGGCTCTATGGCTGTATTTATCGGCGGTATGATCCTGCTGGGTTACGATGCTGGCCCGCAAATGGTGACGAATGACCTACCAATTACCTATACGGTTGTTTGGTCTCTTGCGCTAGCCAATGTATTTGGTGCCGGTTTGTGTTTGTTAATGTCCGGCGGAATCGCCAAATTAACGACGATTCGCTTCCCGTTACTGGTTCCGTTCTTATTCATGATGATTACCTTCGCGGCGTTCCAGTCTCGTCAAACCCTTTGGGATTTGGTGGCATTGGTCGCGATCGGTTTACTGGGTATCTTCATGCGCCGCTTTGATTGGCCACGTCCTGCTTTCTTGATTGGTTTTGTACTCGCGAGTCAGGCAGAGGTGTATACCTATCAGGCGTTCCAGATTGCGAGCTCTAAATTTAGTCGTGAAATGGGCGATGGTCTTGAATATATTTTCTCGCCGATTGTACTTGTTTTAGCCGTGATTACGGTGGCATCTGTTTGGTTGGGAGCGCGTCAGTCTAAAGCGATCCGCCCACCAGAAACTCACCATGAGTGGAATAAGAAGCCGGCTGTTTGGTTTGCTGCATTTATCTCCGTATTCCTGATTGCCTCATTGGTTGATTCAATGATGGTGAGCGTCACGATTGATAAGGTGTTCCCTTTGACGGTTGCCTGCCTTGCGATCTTTGCAATGGGCTTACTACTGATCAAAATGCGCCGCAGTCCTGCCACTAACAATCTGTTCTTTGATGTTGAGGTGGGTGGTGAAGAAGCGGAAGCGCCGCATGGCTTGTGGAAGACACTGGCATGGTTCCTGTCACTGCTCGGTTTAACCGCGCTGTTCGGATTCATTATTGCGATTACTTTGTTCTTCATTAGCTTCCTGAGAATCCGTGGCGGAGCTACCTGGATGCGTACCATGACACTAACCGTATGTGGTGTTGGCTTCCTGATCTTTGTCGCTTACATGCTAAACCGTGACTTCCCACCTGGCTTATTGCAGGAAATGGTTGAGTTACCTTGGCCGTTACGAGGAATATAACTATGTCTGCACAAGTCGCAATTCCTTGTTTATTGATGCGTGGCGGTACCTCTAAAGGGCCGTATTTCAACCGCCATCATTTGCCGGAAGACCTTGATCAATTGGCGAAGGTGTTAATTGCCGCTGTTGGCTCCGGTCATGCCTTAAATATTGACGGCATCGGTGGTGGTGCAGCGGTCACCACGAAGGTGGTGATGGTGTCACCTTCGCAAGATGAATGGGCCGATGTTGACTACTTTTTCGCGCAAGTGAATGTGGTTGAGCAACGCGTCGATTTTTCTCCCACCTGTGGCAATATGCTGGCAGGTGTGGGGCCAGCCGCTATCAGTATGGGCATGGTGACAGCAAAGCCCGGTGTCACTGAGGTTAAAATTCGCTCGGTGAATACCGGTGCCTTGGTCGAAGCCATTGTGCAAACACCAAAGCTGCCAGTGCCTTCTGTGGAATACTCCGGTACGGCTCGTATTGATGGCGTGCCGGGAACAGCAGCACCGATTCTGCTGAAGTTTATGGGTGTGGTTGGTTCTAAAACGGGTGCCTTATTCCCAACCGGTAACGCCAAAGAGCAGATCAATGAGGTGGATGTCACTTTGATTGATGTGGCCGTACCCATGATGATTGTGCGAGCACAAGACCTTGGTTTAAGTGGTCATGAAACAGCCGCTGAAATTGATGCCATGACTGAGCTCACTGCGCGGATGGAAGCTATGCGCATCGAAGCTGGACAGCGCATGGGGCTTGGCGATGTGACTGAAAAAGTCGTGCCTAAAATGGCCATAGTGGCCAGCCCGGCTAATGGTGGCAATATTGCAGCACGTTACTTTATGCCGTGGAGTTGTCATCCATCCATGGCAGTGACGGGCGGTATCTGTATTGCCAGTTGCACCTTGGCACCGGGTACTGTGGCTGAAGGGCTTGAATCGTTAAATGCTGAAAACCCAGGCCATGTAGTGATTGAGCACCCGATGGGCCAGATGGACGTAATCGCTGATTACTCCGTTACTGAGGGTGTGTTTGAACTCAACAGTGCTGGCATTTTGCGTACTGCGCGTTTGCTGATGCGTGGTGAGATTATGATTCCCGCAGCTGTTTGGGAATAATGTTTTAACCCTGGTAGGCGCTCTATGGCGTTCTACCGGGGGCTTTTTAAAATCCCGCCGTAAAATCCTCATACTCTAAACCCCTGATGGCTAGCTGCGCGGATTAATGTTAAAAATTAACAACTTAATTTTGGTATGGAGGGCGTATGAAAGTTGCAGTATTGGATGATTATCAGGATGTGGTTCGCAAGCTGGAGTGTTTCAGTGAGTTGGCCGATCACGAAGTGACGGTGTTCACCACGCCACCTCAATCGCAAGATGAATTGGTTGAGCGCCTGAAGCCCTTTGAAGCCTTAGCGCTTATTCGCGAACGTACCATTATTGATAACGCGCTGTTGGCCCAATTACCTAATCTCAAACTGATCAGCCAGACCGGTAAAATCAGTAATCATCTTGATTTAGACGCCTGTACCGCACACGGCGTATCCGTCGCCGAAGGCCGCGGCTCACCGGTCGCACCCGCCGAATTGTGCTGGGCCTTAATCATGGCATCCAGCCGACACATTGTTCCTTATGCAGAAAACTTCCAGCAAAACCGCTGGCAGCATTCCGGCCCATTGGGTTTGGGACGCGCGCTAAATGGGCTGACGCTGGGTATCTGGGGCTATGGCAAGATTGGTCAGCGCATTGCGCAATACGGCAAAGCCTTTGGCATGAATATACTGGTTTGGGGGCGTGAGCCTTCTCGCGAGAAAGCGATGAGTGATGGCTTTCAGGCGGCAGAATCTAAGCAGGCATTCTTTGCAAACTCGGATGTGCTATCGCTACACCTGCGCTTAAATGATGCTACCCGAGCTTGTGTCACTGCGGATGACCTTGCCCAAATGAAGCGTGATGCCTTAATCGTGAATACCAGCCGAGCAGAGCTGATTGAGTCGGGCGCATTGCTAGCGGCGCTAGAAGCAAAGAGACCGGGCTTTGCTGCACTGGATGTATTTGAAAATGAACCGGCTTATTTATCTAACGAGCCATTATTGGGTTTGCCGAATGTATTGGCGACGCCACATTTGGGTTATGTAGAGCAGGGTGGTTACCAGCTGTATTTTAGTATTGCTTTTGATAATGTGGTGAAGTTTGCCGAAGGTAAGCCGGAGAATTTGGCTAACTAAAGTAGTGTTAGCAGTTAGCAGTTAGCAGTTAGCAGTTAGCAGTTAGCATCATTGCGGTCTTGTATCGAGGTCGTAATGACGCGCCGCTAATAAACCATCATTGCCACTGATTTAGTAAATTATAAAATGACTCCGCAGCGGTGGTCAGGGTATGACCTGAGCGCCGCACGCTACCGATAACACGCGTTACCGCTGGGCCCACTAGTGGCTTTGCAATGACCCGCTCTGGTATTTGGCGCGGAATAGCAGAGGAAGGCAGTATCGAAACACCTACCGCTGACTCGGCCAATCCTAATAAAGTCGCTGAATGCCGAACCTGATAAGTCCACTCCAGCGCCACCTCACTTTGCGATAAGGCATTATCAATCAGCATGCGGTTGCCAGTACCTTTCCAGGGAATGGCAATTGCCTGATCATGTAGATCAGCCCAGCTGATTTCAGTTTGTTGGCTGAGCGGGTTATCCGGATGCATGGCTAGCACAAAGTGATCATCCAGCAAGTGCTGAAACTCCAGCCCCGGCTCCTGCGCACCCATAAAACTAATCCCAAAATCAGCCTCGCCCTCGGCGACTGCATCCACCACGTCATTAGCAAATAAATCCATTATTCGAATGCGTGAAGTGAAACCTGCTTCCCTAAACTGCTTGATCAGCTGCGGCAACATGGCATGGGTTGCAGTTTGAATAGTGGCAATTGTAATAATGGTATTGCGATGATGTTGCAGCTGCGACTGCTCATCGCTCACGGCATAAATGGCTTCTTCGGCATTATCTAAAATGGCTTTGGCGCGATCACGAAACAGCCGTGCTGCCAGCGTTAATTTGAGTGAGCGGGTAGTGCGCTCAAATAAGGTTACCCCCAAACTTTCTTCCAGCTTTTGAATGCGTCGG harbors:
- a CDS encoding sensor domain-containing diguanylate cyclase, giving the protein MMQATLKLDDIYSALQEITPVMVVGIDLKSGKLNYQNTRFIENLVANPDMLEDATIYDFVDDESYIPLAQLLSASQHTPTQEAQIGFIDKHQHAFQTQLYSYINPDNAQQLLLFLEDTREQHVRDNNLEVFQTIFSSTSEWIALLDRDLKYRMINQAFLQGLRIHESEILHRPVQEVHPQHAESMIPLIQQVLDEGKVTRQQLLCNRKVGYSIFLECTYSPYYDENGKIDGVVIGARNITEQVTAEQKMASSHNHYKMLFQYSPDMLASVNLDSGDIIESNAMFARVLGYRADEVCGSSIFRYHAGPCKETLAEAIALLSEQDSISDLELCLCHKSGALISSSLRTTPMVDLKRNIAIFVWRDTRKQKQLAHDASHDQLTKLLNRAGFMEQYEKGFRQADTRILCYFDVDNFKTLNDTYGHLLGDNFLIELAALMSQHLSAYVVGRLGGDEFVAMLHQHSIEESHDIMQALSDAIQNCVDANQQYSDSGLGVSIGITPYSQNESRRVVLQRADNACYESKRHGKHQITIYEVQGPA
- a CDS encoding Bug family tripartite tricarboxylate transporter substrate binding protein; this translates as MKQVNFVRRTLLKAVLGAMALGSVSVSMAEVNFEGKIIDFVIPFSEGGGSDKWARFYAPLLAEQLPGKPTVVVKNMPGAGSTKGANWFASRAKNDGLTILGTSGSTQFPYLLDDRRVKFDYADWKVVLASSTGGVAYLPADLAAKWEKDPKSILDTNFIFGSQGATRLDLIPLLAWSMLGMKVDPVFGIKGRGDGRLMFERGEANIDYQTSSAFLSKVSPLVEEGKAFPIMTWGALNVKGEIVRDPTFPDVPTFKEVYTQIKGEEPSGEAWDAWKAFFVAGFPAQKMVFLPKDTDQEIVDAYAAAFKAVIGQPDFRKKSEQLLGVYEQATGDDAREFKKQGTEVTPETKAWIKSWLKERYGIKL
- a CDS encoding diguanylate cyclase domain-containing protein, translating into MRALPQTIQAISPVMTICIDSSTGLISYHNPRFLKRTGYASDQVLNRSIFQFMHECTFIQLAKALKDIKYNSSLTLKVGLKDINNQRIDCQLQISRRSEDDFLIYLFFIDNQKQLQKDNELGVYQRIISSSQEMMSLVDRQYRYVIVNNSYLRHFQLKEQDIIGKTVWEIQGDKAPRIVQKLDETFKSGEKNRFQTKIYNPGTQSAMHMDCLYVPYYNKSDEITGIVVSAHDISDAKRTEDAISSSNSYYKALFQYSPDLLASVSLETGRILEANQTLESALDYDEGELTGQHLFKFHGKAHKKVLAEAIVELSNNHPIHSLAVSLIAKDGSTISADLKTTPVIDDHKRIAIFVWRDTRYQEKLAYKAAHDPLTHLLNRSGFMPLLEKPFGISEKRVLCFLDIDNFKKLNDSCGHLSGDQFLIDIADLLRHNISDNDELCRLGGDEFLLLIRNQTLEQANKLMRVILLKINGLIKGSRKYLKAELGVSIGVTTFNTNESSRTVLTRADKACYESKRNGKNQVSMLKEPVTS
- a CDS encoding sensor histidine kinase, with amino-acid sequence MKLSTPSLRTRLLKVIIIPLMIFVLILTAIRYYEAQETAKAIYDKALNSIAHVIVRDVLLSEGDLLTERLLETLTEVLGDQIFYHVNSENGQLNTGYSNPPRPKSDSFKITNEPFFYNQTYNGDPVRAVTFREFISTTPYEGWVRVSVWQTIEQRRYLGLSLAAYALTLLTLLTIATALVVWFGVKYGLKPLTDLEEAINKRSPQDISDIQRAVPKEVFSLVQSMNGLFSRLRNSFAEKDAFIANAAHQLRNPIAGILSQAEAAEKVRDPEALHERVVDVANAVRHTARLTHQLLSVQRISGGSPQSGFESFDVVECSREVLAQFARKSYDAGIAIEMTGEEGPVLVKGNPILFGEVLENLLDNALRYGSANGGPITTHIKRGRTTVTIKVRDRGAGIPESFMPHIFERFTRAQQDTSDGCGLGLAIAQSIINNHQGQLTIQSDTIGTCVTITLPLNDMSNVTES
- a CDS encoding response regulator transcription factor, whose amino-acid sequence is MRIVLIEDNVMLASGIRKALQDDGHSIEMFTDGAAADRYLEFEGADIAIIDINLPGMDGITLTRRLRQRKQTFPVIMLTANSETPDRVKGLDAGADDYLIKPFAMAELEARIRALSRRRPELAPDHETIGKLTLSRRARRLFYSDTQEEIDLSRRELVLFETLLERQGQFISKSSLADTLYGVGADVEMNAVELQVSRLRRHLKGCGIAIRTARGIGYMLEAETTA
- a CDS encoding AbrB family transcriptional regulator — protein: MTNTLLRLGLTLAVAMLCGWLLTKLHIPAPYLLGSLLGVWAFGKLARGPIPKPQVPRWFHITVVLGLSVLIGATFNPDIIHNASVWTTSVLAMLLATVLATSGGYLYLRKLRGYDPMLSLLCSLPGGQAEVIAISRDLVEKDYFVVFCHLLRVVSVFCLVPLVLAISQGSEGVANSYVATNQIPSIFELPPLTLIEFFGLALGGYYIGKWIRLPLPHLLGPLLLSAIGHISGLIEIPRILEFVILAQVTIGGAVGARLSEVSFRELSSYFFDALFTAFLIIAIYGACAFGLAHFAGIDSIKMLLAFIPGGLYEVTLLALVFGFDVAFVGFHHTIRIILIFLALPVLVKFTQRSKANKKMS